The Chionomys nivalis chromosome 20, mChiNiv1.1, whole genome shotgun sequence genome includes a region encoding these proteins:
- the Tm6sf2 gene encoding transmembrane 6 superfamily member 2: MDIPPLAGKTAAMSLGALPLSYVLNQVSAFSQPLCAVLMSALILGLLFMAVYSLSHGEITYDPLYAVFVLFSFTSVVDLVIALQEDGYIVGFMDFYTKEGEPYLRTAHGIFICYWDGTVHYLLYLAMAGAIRKRKRYRNLGLYWLGSFAMSLLVFLPGNILGKYSSEIRPAFFLAILYMLVPCWAGVKIFSQSHAPTSYTPNMVQEEQKKGLLQRPADLLLVMYLVLAAFFTLFRGLVVLDCPTDACFIYIYQYEPYLRDPVAYPKLQMLVYLFYALPFYCLAAYALIFPGCSWLPDWALVFAGAIGQAQFSHMGASMHLRTPFTYRVPEDTWTTFFLSNMLFALGPHLLAFRCLWWPAFFMRSPPSEPQGQGKKQQ, encoded by the exons ATGGACATCCCGCCGCTAGCCGGCAAGACCGCGGCGATGTCGCTCGGCGCTCTGCCGCTGTCCTACGTGCTCAACCAAGTCTCGGCGTTCTCACA GCCCTTGTGCGCAGTGCTGATGAGTGCGCTGATACTGGGTCTGCTCTTTATGGCCGTCTACAGTCTGTCTCATGGGGAGATCACCTATGACCCTCTCTATGCTG TCTTTGTGCTCTTCTCCTTCACCTCGGTGGTGGACCTCGTTATTGCACTCCAAGAAGATGGCTACATAGTGGGCTTTATGGATTTCTACACCAAGGAG GGGGAGCCCTACCTACGCACAGCGCATGGCATTTTCATCTGCTACTGGGATGGTACTGTCCACTACCTACTCTATCTGGCCATGGCCGGTGCCATCCGGAAAAG GAAAAGGTACCGGAACCTTGGGCTCTACTGGCTGGGGTCCTTCGCCATGAGCCTCCTGGTGTTCCTCCCAGGAAACATCCTTG GTAAATACAGTTCAGAGATCAGACCTGCCTTCTTCCTCGCCATCCTCTACATGCTGGTCCCATGCTGGGCTGGTGTGAAGATCTTCAGCCAGTCCCATGCACCAACCTCCTACACCCCCAACATG GTACAGGAGGAGCAAAAAAAAGGCCTCCTACAGCGTCCAGCCGACCTGCTGTTGGTCATGTACCTCGTCCTCGCTGCGTTCTTCACTCTCTTCCGGGGCCTG GTGGTGCTTGACTGCCCCACAGACgcctgcttcatctatatttacCAATATGAGCCATACCTGCGGGACCCTGTGGCCTACCCAAAGTTGCAG ATGCTGGTGTATTTGTTCTATGCTCTGCCTTTCTACTGCCTGGCTGCCTATGCCCTCATTTTCCCTGGCTGCTCCTGGCTGCCAGACTGGGCCTTGGTGTTTGCCGGAGCCATTGGCCAG GCGCAGTTCTCACACATGGGTGCCTCCATGCACCTGCGCACACCCTTCACCTACCGCGTGCCTGAGGACACCTGGACCACCTTCTTTCTAAGCAACATGCTGTTTGCACTGGGTCCACACCTGCTGGCTTTCCGCTGCCTGTGGTGGCCTGCCTTCTTCATGCGGTCACCACCCTCAGAGCCCCAGGGCCAAGGCAagaagcagcagtga